The following proteins are encoded in a genomic region of Primulina huaijiensis isolate GDHJ02 chromosome 3, ASM1229523v2, whole genome shotgun sequence:
- the LOC140972531 gene encoding uncharacterized protein yields MVVASVMEGGGEIPIDEIPLARGRGRGRGRGRGRPRVHVVDDTFVDGFERAEKAELWISEIEELFDLIEYSSERRLRLAVHQLKDRAKMWWSTTLMTLDAQRICDMSVAEYADTFYAMLRYAPHVAANQVGVVESFNEGLNDRLHPFVSTSKPLNYLEAVEIAKGPSGKQFKNPGSSSGNRGRYRYSGPYFDHCGGKHSSNQCVGVQGLCNICGRTGHFARVCLSKTEKSSQAGSGVQSNRFLATSQFSHQPSRPSHQSRGQGGQQNQSHVRVFSLNENEAQIAPARVLFDIGASYSFVSHAFIVLHNLCTTSMNSNLSVVIPMGKMIITDHVVFNAVLFHDENVLYLNLIVLPMHDFYCIVGMDVLTANRATVDCYRGIFSGYAVDLLQDECLISDIPIVPVFLDVFPVEIPGFRPERQVEFSIEVRVRQEDVPKTAFRTQYGHFEFLVIPFGLTNAPVVFMNLMNRVFRKYLDRFVIVFIDDILLDSKSEEEHAKHLMIVLRILQKKQLYAKLSKCEFWLDRVVFLGHVISQHGISVDPSKVEAVLNWARPTNMLEIRSVMGLAGYNQRFIENFSKIARPFIQLTQKNQRFIWSDEFLTIPSGSGGFVVCTDASDRVLGCVLMQHDRAVAYGSRQLKPHESKYHLHEFELAAIVFALKIWRHYVRLIYSNDN; encoded by the exons ATGGTTGTTGCGTCTGT AATGGAAGGAGGTGGAGAAATTCCTATTGATGAGATTCCTTTagctcgaggtcgaggtcgtggtcgtggtcgaggtcgtggtagacCTCGTGTCCATGTTGTTGATGATACTTTTGTTGA TGGTTTTGAGAGAGCTGAGAAAGCTGAACTATGGATTTCTGAGATTgaggaattgtttgatttgatcgAGTATTCTTCAGAGCGTCGATTGAGATTAGCTGTGCATCAGTTGAAAGATCGTGCCAAAATGTGGTGGTCTACTACTTTGATGACATTAGATGCTCAGAGGATC TGCGATATGTCAGTTGCGGAGTATGCTgatactttttatgctatgtTAAGATATGCTCCTCATGTTGCTGCAAACCAGGttggtgttgttgaaagtttcAATGAAGGATTGAATGATCGTCTGCATCCTTTTGTTTCTACCAGTAAGCCACTGAATTATCTTGAAGCAGTGGAAATAGCAAAAGGACCTAG TGGAAAGCAATTTAAGAATCCTGGTTCTAGTTCAGGGAACCGTGGTAGATATCGTTATAGTGGACCTTACTTTGATCACTGTGGAGGCAAGCATTCCAGTAATCAATGTGTTGGAGTTCAAGGGCTTTGCAATATTTGTGGTCGAACAGGTCATTTTGCTAGAGTCTGTCTTAGTAAAACGGAGAAATCATCCCAGGCAGGTAGTGGAGTTCAAAGTAATAGATTCCTAGCAACATCTCAATTTTCCCACCAGCCTAGTCGCCCTTCACATCAGTCCAGAGGGCAGGGCGGACAACAAAATCAATCACATGTTCGTGTATTTTCCTTGAATGAGAATGAGGCTCAGATAGCTCCAG CACGAGTGTTATTTGATATTGGAGCATCTTATTCATTTGTTTCTCATGCATTCATTGTTTTGCATAATCTTTGCACCACTAGTATGAATTCCAATCTATCTGTTGTTATTCCGATGGGTAAAATGATTATCACTGATCATGTGGTGTTCAATGCGGTGTTGTttcatgatgaaaatgttctataTCTGAATCTCATAGTCCTACCTATGCATGACTTTTATTGTATCGTTGGTATGGATGTTTTGACTGCAAATCGTGCCACTGTTGACTGTTATCGAGGAATT TTTTCTGGTTATGCTGTTGATCTATTGCAAGATGAGtgtttgatttctgatattCCTATAGTTCCTGTGTTTCTTGATGTGTTTCCAGTAGAGATTCCTGGTTTTCGACCAGAACGACAAGTCGAGTTCAGTATCGAA GTGCGAGTCAGACAAGAGGATGTGCCGAAAACAGCTTTTCGCACCCAATATGGacactttgaatttttggttatacCTTTTGGTTTGACCAATGCTCCTGTTGTGTTTATGAacttgatgaatcgagtgttcCGTAAATATCTCGATCGTTTTGTGATtgtattcatcgatgatattcttcTTGATTCCAAGTCCGAGGAAGAGCATGCCAAACACTTGATGATAGTTCTTCGAATTCTTCAAAAGAAGCAGTTGTACGCCAAGCTatccaagtgtgagttttggttagatAGAGTTGTGTTTCTGGGACATGTCATATCTCAGCATGGTATTTCTGTCGATCCaagtaaagtggaagcagtTCTGAACTGGGCACGACCGACCAATATGTTAGAGATTCGTAGTGTCATGGGCTTAGCTGGTTATAACCAGAGGTTTATcgaaaatttctcaaagataGCTAGACCTTTCATTCAGCTGACTCAGAAAAATCAGAGATTCATTTGGTCTGATGAAT TTCTTACCATTCCAAGTGGTTCTGGAGGATTTGTGGTTTGCACTGATGCATCTGATCGAGTTCTTGGTTGTGTACTGATGCAGCATGACAGAGCTGTGGCCTATGGTTCTCGTCAATTGAAACCGCATGAATCTAAGTATCATTTACATGAATTTGAATTGGCTGCTATCGTTTTTGCTctcaagatttggagacattatgtGAGACTCATTTACTCCAATGacaattaa
- the LOC140972532 gene encoding uncharacterized protein, whose protein sequence is MFRRRFRMSRNLFLRIVDGIQNHDVYSIQRSDSLGRLGLSTNQKATDALRMLVYALPVDATDEYIQIGESTAIQCMQRFCRAIVEVFAEQYLRLLTANDVARLLYIGKQRGFPRMLGSLDCMHRRWKNCPTAWAGQYAGRSGSPTIILEAVADYDLWIWHAYFGMPRTNNDINVLESSSLFSNLAQRIALPAHYNIGSKEYDVGYYLADSIYPKWSTIVQTIHAPRGQKKQYFAMKQESCRKDVERAFGVLQSRFAIVASPARDWKKNHLHDIMKHAL, encoded by the coding sequence ATGTTCCGTAGACGATTTCGAATGTCTCGGAATCTTTTTCTTCGGATAGTAGATGGTATACAGAATCACGATGTTTATTCCATACAACGAAGTGATAGTTTGGGACGGCTCGGGCTGTCGACTAATCAAAAAGCAACTGATGCATTGAGAATGCTAGTATATGCCTTACCTGTAGATGCTACTGATGAATACATCCAAATAGGAGAATCGACTGCAATTCAGTGTATGCAACGCTTTTGTCGAGCTATAGTGGAAGTTTTTGCTGAGCAGTACTTGAGATTACTTACGGCCAATGATGTTGCTAGACTACTCTATATTGGCAAACAACGAGGTTTTCCTAGAATGTTGGGAAGTCTCGACTGTATGCATCGGAGGTGGAAAAATTGCCCCACGGCTTGGGCGGGACAATATGCAGGTCGTAGTGGTTCTCCAACAATCATTTTAGAAGCGGTGGCTGATTATGATCTTTGGATATGGCATGCATATTTTGGTATGCCCAGAACCAATaatgatataaatgttttaGAGTCGTCCAGTCTATTTTCCAATCTTGCACAAAGAATTGCTCTTCCAGCTCATTACAATATTGGAAGCAAAGAATATGATGTTGGATACTATCTAGCTGATAGTATTTATCCGAAATGGTCAACTATTGTGCAGACTATCCATGCTCCGCGTGGTCAAAAGAAGCAGTATTTTGCGATGAAACAAGAGTCATGCAGGAAAGATGTGGAGCGTGCATTTGGCGTTCTTCAATCACGATTTGCAATTGTGGCATCTCCCGCCCGTGATTGGaagaaaaatcatttgcatgatATAATGAAACATGCATTATAA